The following are from one region of the Mycobacterium sp. 050128 genome:
- a CDS encoding WhiB family transcriptional regulator, which yields MSTCPPPLRPNDLACQRDPEQWFNRRRRRDTLRQCLQCPARPWCAQQALKWQASWGMWAAVWIDGRHGDAAPYLHAIAADDDVVIDYRPAVSEILSSPRPPAPAPLHRPVVSARARSTDAAVLARSCGHCEVFADGCRYTFDRIVRRHPGERSAENPSPTALFAACVACAEIVNSLGARWATRLGYVVNEGRDPASVPFYWRGSRWVLLDRDGWLTEVRADAQSA from the coding sequence ATGAGCACCTGCCCTCCCCCGCTGCGGCCGAATGATCTTGCCTGTCAACGGGATCCCGAACAATGGTTCAACCGCCGCCGACGCCGCGACACGCTCCGCCAATGCCTGCAGTGCCCGGCGCGGCCCTGGTGCGCTCAGCAAGCGCTGAAATGGCAGGCCTCCTGGGGGATGTGGGCGGCCGTGTGGATCGACGGACGACATGGCGACGCTGCGCCGTACTTGCATGCCATCGCCGCCGACGACGACGTGGTCATCGATTACCGCCCGGCGGTCAGCGAAATTCTCAGCAGCCCTCGCCCGCCAGCGCCCGCACCGCTGCACCGCCCCGTGGTATCCGCCCGGGCGCGCTCGACAGATGCCGCGGTGCTCGCTCGCAGCTGCGGGCACTGCGAAGTCTTCGCCGACGGCTGCCGCTACACGTTCGACCGCATCGTCAGGCGGCACCCCGGCGAGCGAAGCGCTGAAAATCCCAGTCCCACAGCGCTATTCGCGGCATGCGTGGCCTGCGCCGAGATCGTCAACAGTCTCGGCGCACGGTGGGCAACCCGGCTAGGCTATGTCGTCAACGAGGGACGCGATCCCGCAAGCGTGCCGTTCTATTGGCGGGGGTCCCGATGGGTGCTGCTCGACCGCGACGGATGGCTCACCGAAGTGCGCGCCGACGCGCAAAGTGCATAG
- a CDS encoding ParA family protein: MKAEVIAIANHKGGVGKSFTAVNLAAGMARAGWRTLLTDCDPQGNSTSMFDPDDDVEFDIYDLIGDGAPISKVIRKTRLDNLDLVPSTLAVAKLDQELVTMHRREEQLAMALQQVSRDYDAIVLDLSPNLGQLVITALNAADWFIVPTDASKWGRRGVNMFLEWSATLREHRVLSATFLGVLVTKYESQTLISRETLNALRNDGLPIFDTTIPKRTAAERMVSDQVVLGDLDADPDLAQAYASFTVEVMALVDEGRRNRGKHHA; this comes from the coding sequence GTGAAAGCTGAAGTGATTGCGATTGCCAACCATAAGGGCGGGGTAGGGAAGTCCTTTACCGCGGTGAACCTGGCGGCCGGCATGGCACGTGCGGGATGGCGCACCTTGTTGACCGATTGCGACCCGCAGGGCAATTCGACGTCGATGTTTGATCCGGACGACGATGTCGAGTTCGACATCTACGATCTGATCGGCGACGGGGCGCCGATCAGCAAGGTGATCCGCAAGACGCGGCTGGACAACCTCGACCTGGTGCCCTCCACGTTGGCGGTCGCCAAGCTGGATCAGGAACTGGTCACCATGCACCGGCGCGAGGAGCAGCTCGCCATGGCGCTACAGCAGGTGTCGCGGGATTACGACGCGATCGTGCTGGACCTGTCGCCGAATCTGGGTCAGTTAGTGATCACGGCGCTCAACGCCGCCGACTGGTTCATCGTGCCGACCGACGCCAGCAAGTGGGGCAGGCGTGGTGTCAACATGTTCCTGGAATGGTCTGCGACGTTGCGCGAGCATCGGGTGCTGTCGGCCACCTTTCTGGGAGTGCTGGTGACGAAGTATGAGTCCCAGACGCTGATTAGCCGCGAGACGCTCAACGCGTTGCGCAACGACGGCCTGCCGATTTTCGATACGACCATTCCGAAGCGAACCGCCGCCGAACGGATGGTCAGCGATCAGGTCGTATTGGGCGACCTGGACGCCGATCCGGATCTGGCGCAGGCGTACGCAAGTTTCACCGTGGAGGTCATGGCTCTCGTCGATGAGGGCCGACGGAATCGAGGAAAGCACCATGCCTAA
- a CDS encoding DUF4226 domain-containing protein yields MSVVQACVAVQAAIARARSLFGSAINGGISDNSSTLIAEAVQITTAARDRTVDMAGGLGMPSYRDMVDRSIPPLMTASTSDAGLTTQLAAAAAATRAGADRLDAIAAQTRVIAQAAAVARTAAAQRAILTALRGQLQQASEVVQTTQQQGGAAATQIRALRYPKSAPGASLGYGQHGPLPTDGPGDLWDPSTAYKLFNSLNECEAWITFRRVLYPWQQWECHLAGPGGVAGSFIVDKA; encoded by the coding sequence ATGTCGGTTGTGCAGGCTTGTGTTGCTGTGCAGGCCGCGATCGCGCGGGCCCGCTCGTTGTTTGGTTCGGCGATCAACGGTGGCATTTCCGACAACTCCTCCACGCTGATCGCCGAGGCGGTGCAGATCACCACCGCGGCGCGTGACCGCACGGTCGACATGGCTGGCGGATTGGGAATGCCCTCCTACCGCGACATGGTGGATCGCTCGATCCCACCACTAATGACCGCGTCGACTAGCGATGCGGGCCTGACCACCCAATTGGCGGCCGCTGCCGCGGCCACCAGAGCCGGCGCTGACCGTCTTGATGCGATCGCCGCCCAGACCCGCGTCATCGCGCAGGCGGCCGCAGTCGCGCGCACCGCCGCAGCGCAGCGTGCCATCCTGACTGCATTGCGCGGCCAGCTCCAGCAGGCCTCCGAGGTTGTCCAAACCACTCAGCAACAAGGTGGTGCCGCGGCCACTCAGATCCGTGCACTCAGATACCCAAAGAGCGCGCCCGGGGCAAGCCTCGGGTACGGCCAGCACGGTCCGTTGCCCACCGACGGCCCTGGCGACCTATGGGACCCGTCGACGGCTTACAAGTTATTCAACTCACTGAATGAATGTGAGGCCTGGATTACGTTCCGCAGAGTTCTGTATCCCTGGCAGCAGTGGGAGTGCCACCTCGCCGGGCCAGGCGGAGTGGCGGGCTCGTTCATTGTCGACAAAGCTTAA
- a CDS encoding RNA-guided endonuclease InsQ/TnpB family protein: MFRLRPTARQHVGLAACVDAHRELYNAALQERRDAWVHSKTRISYGDQSGQLSEIRSLRPDQALWSFSSQQATLRRLNKAFDGFFRRVKRGETPGYPRFKGTARFDSVQWPKDGDGARWLPEAKRVYLQGIGQVKVHLHRRVEGRVKTIQVKRAGRRWMLVLSCDDVPTRPLPATGGQVGIDVGVMTYATLSDGSAVANPRWARQEATRLQMAQRRLQRAKRGSRNRAARRETVAARHRKIAHRRKDFHHKQARELVARYDLLVAEDLTIANMVRRAKPKPDPDNPGQFLPNGARAKSGLNRSISDAGWGQFVSILRAKAEDAGRTWIEVNPRHTSDGCECCGHAAPENRVNQAEFICQHCGHTALADEHAARNILRAGLALHAATAA; the protein is encoded by the coding sequence GTGTTTCGTTTGCGGCCGACCGCACGCCAGCATGTGGGGTTGGCCGCGTGTGTGGACGCTCACCGCGAGTTGTATAACGCTGCTTTGCAGGAGCGTCGGGATGCGTGGGTGCACAGCAAGACTCGGATTTCTTACGGTGATCAGTCTGGGCAGCTGAGCGAGATCCGCAGTCTGCGACCGGATCAGGCGCTGTGGTCGTTTTCTAGCCAGCAGGCCACGCTGCGGCGGTTGAATAAGGCGTTCGACGGGTTCTTCCGCCGGGTGAAACGCGGCGAGACTCCCGGGTATCCGCGGTTCAAGGGCACGGCCCGCTTCGACAGCGTGCAGTGGCCCAAAGACGGTGACGGGGCCCGCTGGCTGCCCGAGGCCAAGCGGGTGTATCTGCAAGGGATCGGCCAGGTGAAGGTGCATCTGCATCGGCGGGTCGAGGGCCGTGTGAAGACAATCCAGGTCAAACGGGCGGGCCGGCGTTGGATGCTGGTGTTGTCCTGCGATGACGTGCCGACAAGACCGTTGCCGGCCACCGGTGGCCAGGTCGGTATCGACGTCGGGGTCATGACGTATGCGACGCTGTCTGATGGCAGCGCGGTCGCTAATCCGCGGTGGGCACGTCAGGAGGCCACCCGGTTGCAGATGGCCCAGCGGCGACTACAGCGCGCCAAACGTGGCTCCCGTAACCGGGCCGCGCGCCGGGAGACGGTGGCGGCGCGGCACCGTAAGATCGCCCACCGGCGCAAGGACTTTCACCACAAACAGGCCCGCGAACTCGTGGCCCGCTACGACCTGCTGGTGGCCGAGGACCTCACGATCGCGAACATGGTTCGCCGCGCCAAGCCCAAACCTGATCCGGACAACCCGGGACAGTTCCTCCCGAATGGTGCCCGGGCGAAGTCCGGGCTCAACCGATCAATCAGTGACGCTGGCTGGGGTCAGTTCGTCTCGATACTGCGCGCCAAAGCGGAAGACGCTGGGCGCACATGGATCGAGGTCAACCCCCGGCACACCTCGGATGGGTGTGAATGCTGCGGTCACGCCGCACCCGAAAATCGCGTCAACCAAGCCGAATTCATCTGCCAACACTGCGGCCACACCGCACTAGCCGATGAACACGCTGCACGCAACATACTCAGGGCCGGACTGGCCCTACACGCCGCAACCGCAGCGTAA
- a CDS encoding DDE-type integrase/transposase/recombinase yields the protein MRCDVAAPSTVDGKAIKIASMIDEHTRESLLNIVGRSITARRLVAELEVVFAAAGGPPTVSRMDNGPELVSQALQQFCDGKVRMSYISPSQPWDNGHIESTRTMRTWSTRGSAKTSPARTT from the coding sequence GTGCGGTGTGACGTCGCAGCACCCTCCACCGTCGACGGTAAGGCCATCAAGATCGCCTCGATGATCGACGAACACACCCGCGAGTCGCTACTGAACATCGTCGGGCGGTCGATCACTGCGCGGCGGCTCGTCGCCGAGCTAGAGGTGGTGTTCGCCGCGGCGGGTGGTCCTCCGACGGTGTCGCGGATGGACAACGGTCCGGAGTTGGTTTCTCAAGCGCTGCAACAGTTTTGCGATGGCAAGGTCCGAATGTCCTACATTTCGCCCAGCCAGCCTTGGGATAACGGCCACATCGAATCGACGAGGACTATGAGAACCTGGAGCACGAGAGGGTCCGCCAAAACTTCGCCAGCGCGCACGACCTGA
- a CDS encoding ParB/RepB/Spo0J family partition protein, with amino-acid sequence MARGQRTNLASLANTVGDNSPVELSAPLPGRTTPLTDLTPNPRNPRDDLGDLADLESIADMQLQPAVVVTKGAYLKLYPDDSITTRFVVVNGCRRLAAAHKYGRTDLAVVLNDEIARDRVTLISASIAENVDRQDFDVIEEAKAVESLVRECGSAVDASVRLRKTQAWVSQRRALLALAPELQTALRRGELAIREARALARVPLEQQVVRWRAAQEKKTDDQSNGTRDPRSPSPSRLIATALSAFNTKPQLLAEALRTHLGTDGVKTLLAMLGEESATV; translated from the coding sequence ATGGCACGCGGCCAGCGCACCAATCTCGCCAGCCTCGCAAACACGGTCGGCGACAACTCACCGGTCGAACTGAGCGCCCCCCTTCCCGGCCGCACCACACCGCTGACGGATCTGACTCCCAATCCGCGCAACCCGCGCGATGATCTCGGCGATCTCGCCGACCTCGAGTCGATCGCCGACATGCAGCTGCAGCCGGCCGTGGTCGTCACCAAGGGCGCCTATCTCAAGCTGTATCCCGACGACTCGATCACGACCCGCTTCGTCGTCGTCAACGGATGCCGACGGCTGGCGGCTGCCCACAAATACGGCCGCACCGACCTAGCCGTCGTCCTCAATGATGAGATCGCCCGGGATCGGGTCACCCTGATTTCAGCCTCGATCGCCGAGAACGTCGACCGGCAGGACTTCGACGTCATCGAAGAGGCCAAGGCGGTGGAGTCTTTGGTGCGCGAATGCGGCAGCGCGGTCGACGCGTCCGTCCGGCTCCGTAAGACCCAAGCCTGGGTCTCGCAACGACGGGCGCTGTTGGCGCTGGCGCCCGAGCTGCAAACCGCTTTGCGTCGCGGCGAATTGGCGATCCGGGAAGCCCGCGCGCTGGCCCGGGTGCCCCTCGAGCAGCAAGTCGTGCGATGGCGAGCCGCTCAAGAAAAGAAGACCGACGACCAGTCCAACGGCACTCGCGATCCGCGATCGCCCAGCCCGTCGCGTCTCATCGCCACCGCGCTCAGCGCATTCAACACCAAACCGCAACTGCTTGCCGAGGCGCTGCGCACGCATCTCGGCACCGACGGCGTCAAGACGCTACTTGCGATGCTCGGCGAGGAATCAGCGACGGTCTAG
- a CDS encoding AAA family ATPase codes for MSNYLKRIRLARSAVEDFNIYPFSLPLVSSLDTVEFDSQVTFFVGANGAGKSTLLEAIAVALGFNAEGGSRHFNFTTRASHSNLHAYLDIARGTRKPRSGYFLRAESFFNVATEVDQLGSDIIAGAYGGRSLHEQSHGESFLTLMVERFTNNGLYLLDEPEAALSPTSQLAALARIHDLVRQGSQFLIATHSPILMAYPGATIYACTDAGISQVAYQDTEHFRITRDFLDAPEQFLHELLDVDLPKS; via the coding sequence GTGTCGAATTATTTGAAACGCATTCGATTAGCGCGAAGCGCGGTCGAAGACTTCAACATATACCCATTTTCGCTGCCGCTCGTCAGTTCTCTGGACACGGTGGAGTTTGATTCGCAGGTGACATTTTTCGTAGGCGCCAACGGGGCGGGCAAGTCAACTCTGCTCGAGGCAATCGCCGTGGCGCTAGGCTTCAATGCTGAGGGAGGAAGCCGTCACTTCAACTTCACAACTCGAGCCTCCCACTCGAACCTGCACGCTTATCTCGACATTGCCCGCGGTACGCGCAAACCCCGCTCGGGGTATTTTCTGCGCGCGGAAAGCTTCTTTAATGTCGCGACAGAAGTCGATCAACTTGGCTCCGACATCATCGCCGGCGCCTACGGTGGCCGTTCTTTGCACGAACAATCGCATGGCGAATCGTTTTTGACACTGATGGTCGAAAGGTTCACCAACAACGGCCTCTACCTGCTTGATGAACCCGAAGCAGCGTTATCGCCCACGAGCCAGTTGGCCGCCTTGGCACGGATCCACGACCTCGTTCGCCAAGGTTCACAGTTCCTGATAGCGACGCATTCGCCGATCCTTATGGCCTATCCTGGCGCGACCATCTACGCCTGCACAGACGCCGGCATCAGCCAAGTCGCGTATCAGGACACCGAACACTTTCGAATCACGCGGGACTTTCTCGATGCGCCTGAGCAATTCCTACATGAATTACTCGACGTAGACTTACCGAAGTCCTAA
- a CDS encoding XRE family transcriptional regulator: MHDHAETVGVARAGAAFAARREELGISQRELAKQGIIGAPNLIAFEKGRAWPRERTRAKLEQVVQWPPGALAKLYDGRTSVVSGAIEPVRSESDPGAVITDAVTVAVDQVLASADALPADSDASFGERARRVLADLRTVEAITARAVRSSQGSPEVIRALRLIRQRYGDLMVRAAAAAGATLGQRLYTARSGAALSVDEAAGAMDVAPDVVEAAESEQPVTEEDQRRIEKLIAELSAES; the protein is encoded by the coding sequence ATGCACGACCACGCGGAGACGGTCGGCGTGGCCCGCGCCGGTGCGGCGTTTGCTGCCCGCCGCGAGGAATTAGGCATCTCACAGCGTGAATTGGCAAAACAGGGCATCATCGGCGCGCCCAACCTGATCGCGTTTGAAAAGGGGCGGGCTTGGCCCCGTGAGCGCACCAGGGCCAAGCTCGAGCAGGTGGTCCAGTGGCCTCCCGGCGCGCTGGCAAAGCTGTACGACGGCAGAACAAGTGTCGTAAGCGGCGCTATCGAACCAGTGCGCAGCGAGTCGGACCCCGGCGCGGTGATTACGGATGCGGTCACGGTTGCCGTCGATCAAGTGCTGGCGTCTGCCGATGCGCTACCGGCCGACAGCGATGCCAGCTTTGGGGAGCGGGCCCGCCGGGTACTCGCCGATTTACGGACAGTGGAGGCGATCACAGCGCGGGCGGTGCGCAGCAGCCAAGGCTCACCAGAGGTGATTAGGGCGCTCAGGCTCATCCGGCAGCGATACGGCGATCTGATGGTGCGTGCCGCGGCGGCCGCGGGCGCCACGTTAGGCCAGCGCCTTTACACGGCACGTTCGGGGGCCGCGCTCAGCGTCGACGAGGCCGCCGGCGCAATGGACGTTGCCCCCGATGTGGTGGAGGCCGCTGAATCCGAACAGCCGGTCACCGAGGAGGATCAGCGCCGCATCGAGAAGCTCATCGCCGAGCTCAGCGCCGAATCGTAG
- a CDS encoding helix-turn-helix domain-containing protein, with protein sequence MPTAYMLRYDTHVRPAMPNNPISLKTLVAVAEARASFADYRTGRDCRPTNARLAHVTGLSVRTVQRASTALRLLGVATEVMRGRQRTRTERFASWRVGDKGRGWASVWVLHDCRIQSLSPHPEGSYLLLKNSPKAVLTTRPRRQTAGSSAATRRQRPETRALTLANKWVASEQSPPWARRYRTGTPWAHVLAGPARHGWTARDVNTLISDWVGTGHWVPESPHKPIGLLGAILAAHGDLHNRPSALDEAREHQELEQARARVAAQLAARDAHRDKREAGRAALAGPGRQAARKALDDIRQRAQRRRHDNPDAQGSR encoded by the coding sequence GTGCCCACCGCCTACATGCTGCGCTACGACACCCACGTGCGCCCCGCGATGCCCAACAATCCGATCAGCTTGAAAACCCTTGTCGCCGTGGCCGAAGCGCGTGCGTCCTTCGCCGACTACCGAACCGGGCGCGACTGCCGGCCAACCAACGCCCGGCTCGCCCACGTGACGGGACTGTCGGTTCGCACGGTGCAGCGGGCCTCGACCGCGCTGCGACTGCTTGGCGTCGCGACCGAAGTGATGCGGGGTCGTCAGCGCACGCGGACCGAGCGGTTCGCAAGTTGGCGCGTTGGGGATAAAGGTCGCGGATGGGCCTCGGTGTGGGTGTTGCATGATTGCCGAATTCAGTCGCTGTCACCCCATCCCGAAGGGTCTTACTTACTTTTAAAAAACTCACCTAAAGCAGTACTCACTACCCGACCCCGGCGCCAAACCGCCGGTAGCAGCGCCGCTACGCGGCGCCAACGCCCGGAAACCCGGGCACTGACCCTGGCAAACAAATGGGTCGCCAGCGAGCAAAGTCCTCCCTGGGCTCGCCGCTACCGAACCGGTACACCGTGGGCACACGTCTTGGCGGGGCCGGCCCGACACGGCTGGACGGCACGGGATGTCAACACCCTCATCAGCGACTGGGTCGGTACCGGGCATTGGGTGCCGGAGAGTCCGCACAAACCGATCGGTCTGTTGGGGGCGATCCTGGCGGCGCACGGGGATCTCCACAACCGCCCGTCCGCTCTCGACGAGGCACGAGAACACCAAGAGCTCGAGCAGGCACGTGCCCGTGTCGCCGCGCAGCTGGCCGCCCGCGACGCCCACCGCGACAAACGCGAAGCCGGTCGCGCCGCGCTGGCCGGGCCTGGACGCCAAGCCGCCCGCAAGGCACTCGACGACATCCGGCAGCGAGCGCAGCGCCGACGCCACGACAACCCCGATGCACAAGGGTCGCGATGA
- a CDS encoding ParA family protein, whose amino-acid sequence MAVHVVLNQKGGVGKSTIAVNLAAVTADVLNRNDDPDASSPVAAVSVDPQGSAIWWAARLNDLPFHIVQAHDDLDGLKRLGELPGIAHVYVDTPGWIDLEADDNTVDPLGRGPAADALRVVLDVADRVIVPIETEPLSFDPTARTITKVIQPRGIPYTVVINNWDPRDGLHDLNETKEFVKANGWPLAHTVIRHYKLHARASADGQVVTEYPANRVALQAREDFYKFALELNVGGGR is encoded by the coding sequence ATGGCTGTTCATGTCGTTCTCAATCAGAAGGGCGGCGTCGGTAAAAGCACGATCGCGGTCAACTTGGCCGCCGTGACCGCCGACGTCCTCAACCGCAACGACGATCCGGACGCGAGCTCACCCGTCGCCGCGGTCTCCGTCGATCCGCAGGGCTCCGCGATCTGGTGGGCCGCGCGCCTCAATGATCTGCCCTTCCACATCGTGCAGGCCCATGACGACCTCGACGGGCTCAAGCGCCTCGGCGAACTCCCCGGGATCGCACACGTCTATGTCGACACCCCCGGGTGGATCGACCTCGAAGCCGACGACAACACCGTCGACCCGCTCGGCCGGGGGCCGGCCGCCGACGCCCTAAGGGTCGTCCTCGATGTCGCCGACCGCGTCATCGTGCCCATCGAAACCGAACCGCTCAGCTTCGATCCCACCGCGCGCACCATCACCAAAGTGATTCAGCCCCGTGGCATCCCCTATACCGTGGTCATCAACAACTGGGATCCGCGCGACGGCCTCCATGATCTCAACGAGACCAAAGAATTCGTCAAAGCCAACGGGTGGCCGCTGGCCCATACCGTGATCCGCCACTACAAGCTGCACGCCCGCGCCAGCGCGGACGGGCAGGTGGTCACCGAGTACCCGGCCAATCGTGTGGCGTTGCAGGCGCGGGAGGATTTCTACAAATTCGCGCTTGAGCTCAACGTGGGCGGGGGACGCTGA
- a CDS encoding transcription factor WhiB, with protein sequence MTVLLEPPPVLTAIPCVADPDRWAEGGNDPTLKALCRGCPRRWLCAKEALHTPGIEGLVAGIHVPKEGRRRTFALRQLQSLSAYAGYADQPVIP encoded by the coding sequence GTGACCGTACTTTTGGAACCACCGCCCGTACTGACCGCCATCCCATGCGTGGCTGACCCAGATCGCTGGGCCGAAGGCGGCAATGACCCCACCCTCAAGGCCCTGTGCCGGGGGTGCCCCCGCCGTTGGCTGTGCGCGAAAGAAGCCCTACACACGCCGGGCATCGAAGGCTTAGTTGCCGGGATCCACGTCCCCAAAGAGGGCCGCAGGCGCACCTTCGCGTTGCGTCAATTGCAATCGCTGTCCGCCTACGCCGGCTATGCCGACCAGCCCGTCATCCCTTAG